One Candidatus Woesebacteria bacterium genomic window, ATATTGTGCGAAGTTAAAATCATAGTAGCCCCACGCCTGCGATTATAATCAAGCAAAAATTCCCTAATTTTTGTCTGCGCCAAAATATCAAGCCCAATAGTTGGCTCGTCAAGAAAAAGAACACTTGGGTTATGAATAAGCGCCGCGACAAGCTCAAGACGCATCCTCTGCCCCAAAGAAAGCCGCCTCACAGGAATATTAAGCAGATTCTCAACATCAAGTAATTCCACAAGTTCTCTTAAACTTTTCTCATAATCTCTCTTAGATAATTCATAGATAGCTCTGTTTAAATCCAAAGTGTCAATTGCAGGCAGATCCCACCACAATTGGTTCTTCTGCCCCATAACAAGGCTGATCTTCTTTAGATAATCAGCTTTTCTTTGCCAAGGATCAAACCCTAGAACCTGAACTAGACCGGAAGAGGGGTAAAGAAGCCCAGAAAGAATTTTCAAGGTTGTTGTCTTGCCCGCACCATTTGGCCCAATGAAACCAACCAACTCACCTTCATCAATAGAAAAAGAAATCTCATCCAAAGCTCTTACTATTTTTCTTGTTGGATTAAATAAAGAAGAGAGACCACCAAGAAAGCCTTCCTTTTTAACATTAACCACAAATTCTTTTGAGAGCTTATCCACTAAAACTACTTTCTCCATCAAGCCTAGTATACTACAAAAATCAAAAACAACGCGCTATTGACAAGGTCCGTCCTTGTCAAAGCTAAAACATAGAAAAAGAAGATAAAAATAGCTTCGAATATTCTGACAAGGTACGTCCTTGTCAACAGGTTAACGAGAGACTTGCTCTTTTAGTCTTTTGCCGGGAGTGAATTTGGGAGAACGATGAGGTTTGATATGAACCAGTTTATCTGTCTTCGGGATTTTGACTGTCTTACCTTTCCTTGAAGAAACCCTAAAAGTGCCAAAACCAGAGAGAACTACTTTTTCACCTTTTGAAAGGATTCTACCAATCTCGCTTAAAAAAACATCAACAGCTTCCTCTGCTGCCTTCTTTGTAAGATGCGCCTTTCTTGCTACAAGATCAACTAATTGTTTTCGTGTCATATTGTTTTAAGAATATTACAAACTATCAAAAATGTCAAGTTAATGACATATTCTTTAAAAACCGTAAGAAGAAAGAGGTGCATTACCAATTCTTATTCTAGGTAAATCTAACCTTTGACCTTTACAAAGAATATTACCATACTTTGTGGTAAACGCCGCTTTATAACCAAGACTATTCAAATATTTTTCGGCTTGAAGAGAATCAATACCATAAGGATAAGCAAAGATTTTTGGTGAATTAAAAAAATGATCTTTCAATTGAGAATCAGCAGTTGAGATCTCATATTCTACCTGCGAAATATTAGACTTAACATTTTTATGAGACCAAGTGTGGTTAGCAAATAAGACCAAATCTTTCATAGAATCCATCTCGTCCCAAGCCAAATAACCAGCGTTTGAGACAAGACCTGTGGGAACAAAAACAGTCGCTTTAAAATTAAATTTCTGCAAAATAGGATAAGCATTAAGATAAAAATCTTCATAAGCATCATCAAAAGTCAAAAGAACACTATTTTTGGGAATCTCGACCCCGCTATCAAAAAAATTTACGAGATCAGACATTGATATTACCTTATAACCTTTGTCAAAGAGGTATTTCATTTGTCCCTCAAAATAATCTGTATAAACAGTTAAAGAGGTCTGATGATCTTCACGAGCAGATTCTTTAGATTGAATATGGTGATACATCAAAACTGGGAGACGAACACATGGCCCGAAGAGCTTATTCATCTCGTCAAAAGACAAAGGTCTTTGAGTTGGAGAGGGGGTAGGTGCTAAGTTAGAAAAAACTGGAGAATTATCCAAAACAAACTTAGGTTTAGGAGTTTCAGAAACACTATTGGTGACAGAAGAAGGAAAATTATTTTCTCTACCTCTTATCACACGAAAGGCAAAAAAAGAAAATAAAAAAGCGGATAAAAAGAGAAACAAAAAAAGGCTATTTTGCCACCGTGGTTTCCGTTGCTCTGACTTCTCTGATAACTGTAACTTTGATTTGTCCTGCATATTCAGCTTCTTTTTCAAGTTTTCTTGCAATATCATATGCCAAGACTGTTAACTTGTCATCGTCAACTTCATCAGGTTTAACAATCACCCTGACATCACGGCCCGCCTGAAAAGCATAAGCAGCTTCAACTCCTGGGAAACTTTTGGCAATATCCTCAACCTTAGACATTCTTTTGACATACTCCTCATGCGGTTCATAACGAGCTCCAGGACGAGAACCAGAAATAGCATCAGCAATCCAAACTATAGTGCTCTCAATTGAAGAGAAAGGCCTGTCTTCATGATGCTCAGCTATACAATTAACCACCTCTTTAGGAAAACCGTATTTTTTAGCAACAGACACTCCGACATCAACATGATTACCTTCTTCTTCAGTCACTACTTTACCTATATCATGAAGAAGGCATCCCAGACGAACAATTTCAGTTTTTGCTCCAATTTCATTGGCAATTGCCACCCCTATTTTAGTTTCTTCAATGGTGTGAAGTCCAAGATTCTGGCCATAAGATGTCCTAAATTTATAACGGCCAAGAAGTTTAATGATCTCAACAGGAAGATTGTAAACCCCACAATTCTCAGCGATAATTTTACCTTCCTCAAGTAAAATATCCTCCATTTTGGCTTTAGTCTGACGCACAACCTCTTCAATTCTCGATGGTTGAATTCTCGCGTCCTTAATCAAAATTTCTAGAGCCCGACGAGCAATTTCTCTTCTTACCGAATCAAAAGAAGAAATCCTAATAATATTTGTCTCATCCATTTCAAGCTCACAACCAGTTTCTTTCTCAAAAACTCTAATATTTCTTCCTCCTGCACCAATTATTCTACCTTTGGCATCTTCATTGGGAACAACTACCGTTGAAATCGTATATTCAGCAGTATAAGAAGTAGCGCCATGTCTCATGGCATCAATTAAAATCTCGCGCGCCTTTTCAGCTGATTCAAGTTTGATTTTTTCTTCAGCCTGCCTGATTCTTTTTGCCACCTCAGCTGTCAATTCTCTTGAAACCTCATTAAGAAGAGTCTTTTTTGCCTCATCCACTGTCATCTTAGAGGCTCTCTCAAGAAGATCTTTTAATTCTTCCTCTCTTTTTCTTAAAGCTTCTTCTTTTTTTTCTAATTCTTTGCGCTCAAGTTTCAAATCCTCAAGCAACAAAGCTATTTCATCTTTAGTTTTAGCTGCCATACCAATTTAAGGAGAAAAAAGGCCTAGCCCCTTTTTAAAAAGGAGAAAAAGAAACAATCTTGTTTCTTAAGTAGGACCATATTTTCCTCCACTCTTATTTTAACCTGATAAATCATTTTCGTCAAACAAAGACAAAGCCTCCTTGACAATTTCCCAATTATAACCTTTTCTTAAAAGAAAACCGCTAGCTTTCTTTTTGAACTGATCTGGTGTTAATCTACTCCACCTTGACTGGTTTTTCTCAAGAAGATTTTTCGCTTGCTTCAATTCATCTATCTTAAAATCTGACAAGACCTCATCAATAGTTTCTTGTTTTACCCCTTTCTGTCTTAACTCCTGCTTTAAAATTGACACAGGTTTTGGCTTAAAAGAAAGTCTTTGCTCAATCCAAAACTTTGCAAACTTGAAATCATCGACAAAATCTAAATACTTAAGTTTATCTAAATATTTTTTCCTTAAACTTTCAGGAAAATTTTTCTTTTTATACCAATCTTCAATTTCTTTTTCACTCCTTGGCCTTAAAGCAGAAAAACGAAGCAATTTATCCCAAATCTTTTGGCTTTCTGCAGCTCCAATTATTTTTTCAATTTCAGACTCTTCTATAAAATTCCCTTCTTTTATTTTAAATTTAACCAAATTCTCAAGATCAATCCCAAAAGCAAATTTACCATCAAGATAAATATTAACCCTCTTTTTATTCTTTTGAGGCTTTATGGCCGTAACATAAGGCATAAAAATTAGTCGGATCCAACCGCTTCACCAATTTCCTTGGGGACTTTTATTCCCGAATTAACTCGTTCCCTGATTTTCTTCTCCAATTCCTCAGCAAATTTGGCATCCTCGGCAATATAAGCTTTAGCCGCTTCTCTACCTTGAGCTATTGGTTTCCCCTCATAGTTGAAGAATGACCCCTTTTTCTCAATTAAACCAAGATCAACTGCCACATCCAAAAGCCCACCTGATTTTGAAATTCCTTCTTTATTCATAATGTCAAACTCAGCCACTCGAAGAGGAGGAGCAACCTTGTTTTTAACAATTCTTGCTCTATGACGTGAACCTATAACTTCCTCTCCATCTTTGAGAACTTCTATTTTGCGAAGGTCAATCCTCACCGAAGCGTAAAATTTAAGAGCCAACCCCCCAGGTGTCGTTTCAGGATTGCCAAACATTACCCCTATTTTTTGCCTAAGTTGATTGGTAAAAATAAGAACTGTTTTTGATTTTGAAATCGCACCTGTTAACTTTCTCAAAGCTTGGCTCATCAATCTTGCCTGAAGGCCAATAACAGCATCCCCCATTTCTCCTTCAAGCTCAGCCCTTGGAACAAGAGCAGCAACTGAATCAACCACAATTACATCTAAAGCCCCGGAGCGAACCAAAGTTTCAGTAATTTCAAGTGCCTGCTCGCCTGTGTCAGGCTGTGATAAAAGTAGGTCATCAAGATTCACCCCAACTGTTTCAGCGCGTTCAGGATCAAGAGCATGCTCAGCATCAACAAAAGCACATTGGCCACCTCTTTTTTGCGCCTCAGCAATAACAGAAAGTGCTAGAGTAGTTTTTCCTGAAGCCTCCGGTCCGTAAACTTCAATGATCCTTCCTCTTGGAAACCCGCCGACACCAAGCGCCAAATCAAGAGCAATTGAACCTGTAGGAATAGCCTCTACTTTTCTTTGTTCCTCAGTTTGCTCTCCCAAACGCATAATCGACCCTTTTCCATACTGCTTTTCAATCTGCTCCATTGCCATTCTTATCGCCTGAAGTTTGGCTGATGAGGTTTCTTTAAATTCTGTCTCTTTAAGTTCTTTCTTTTTCTTGGCCATTGCTACCCTTTTAGCATAGTCTTTGATAAAATACAAGAGGAAAGAGAGAATTTAGAATTTAGATATTAGAAATTAGGATTTGCTACGCTCGGGGATTAGTTTAACGGTAGAATAGGCGCATGGGGTGCGTCTGGCCTGGGTTCAATTCCCAGATCCCCGACCAAAATCATTAATTTATTGATTATTGCCAAGTTTGTGAATTAGCGGATCAGATTCTAAACTCGCAATAAACAATAATCAACTCGCAATAATTAATAAATCAATAATA contains:
- a CDS encoding RecA protein encodes the protein MAKKKKELKETEFKETSSAKLQAIRMAMEQIEKQYGKGSIMRLGEQTEEQRKVEAIPTGSIALDLALGVGGFPRGRIIEVYGPEASGKTTLALSVIAEAQKRGGQCAFVDAEHALDPERAETVGVNLDDLLLSQPDTGEQALEITETLVRSGALDVIVVDSVAALVPRAELEGEMGDAVIGLQARLMSQALRKLTGAISKSKTVLIFTNQLRQKIGVMFGNPETTPGGLALKFYASVRIDLRKIEVLKDGEEVIGSRHRARIVKNKVAPPLRVAEFDIMNKEGISKSGGLLDVAVDLGLIEKKGSFFNYEGKPIAQGREAAKAYIAEDAKFAEELEKKIRERVNSGIKVPKEIGEAVGSD
- a CDS encoding Regulatory protein recX, whose amino-acid sequence is MPYVTAIKPQKNKKRVNIYLDGKFAFGIDLENLVKFKIKEGNFIEESEIEKIIGAAESQKIWDKLLRFSALRPRSEKEIEDWYKKKNFPESLRKKYLDKLKYLDFVDDFKFAKFWIEQRLSFKPKPVSILKQELRQKGVKQETIDEVLSDFKIDELKQAKNLLEKNQSRWSRLTPDQFKKKASGFLLRKGYNWEIVKEALSLFDENDLSG
- a CDS encoding Polysaccharide deacetylase yields the protein MFLFLSAFLFSFFAFRVIRGRENNFPSSVTNSVSETPKPKFVLDNSPVFSNLAPTPSPTQRPLSFDEMNKLFGPCVRLPVLMYHHIQSKESAREDHQTSLTVYTDYFEGQMKYLFDKGYKVISMSDLVNFFDSGVEIPKNSVLLTFDDAYEDFYLNAYPILQKFNFKATVFVPTGLVSNAGYLAWDEMDSMKDLVLFANHTWSHKNVKSNISQVEYEISTADSQLKDHFFNSPKIFAYPYGIDSLQAEKYLNSLGYKAAFTTKYGNILCKGQRLDLPRIRIGNAPLSSYGF
- a CDS encoding ABC transporter, ATP-binding protein, with the translated sequence MEKVVLVDKLSKEFVVNVKKEGFLGGLSSLFNPTRKIVRALDEISFSIDEGELVGFIGPNGAGKTTTLKILSGLLYPSSGLVQVLGFDPWQRKADYLKKISLVMGQKNQLWWDLPAIDTLDLNRAIYELSKRDYEKSLRELVELLDVENLLNIPVRRLSLGQRMRLELVAALIHNPSVLFLDEPTIGLDILAQTKIREFLLDYNRRRGATMILTSHNMDDILGVAKRVIVINKGKIAFDGKLSFLIETFAKKKLVKVYLSDSTDFKKFEEIGKVKKIDFPEVVLLIPRETAAIATAEILQNFPVADITIEEEPIEDVIKRVFKEGVLRKSK
- a CDS encoding ribonuclease Y gives rise to the protein MAAKTKDEIALLLEDLKLERKELEKKEEALRKREEELKDLLERASKMTVDEAKKTLLNEVSRELTAEVAKRIRQAEEKIKLESAEKAREILIDAMRHGATSYTAEYTISTVVVPNEDAKGRIIGAGGRNIRVFEKETGCELEMDETNIIRISSFDSVRREIARRALEILIKDARIQPSRIEEVVRQTKAKMEDILLEEGKIIAENCGVYNLPVEIIKLLGRYKFRTSYGQNLGLHTIEETKIGVAIANEIGAKTEIVRLGCLLHDIGKVVTEEEGNHVDVGVSVAKKYGFPKEVVNCIAEHHEDRPFSSIESTIVWIADAISGSRPGARYEPHEEYVKRMSKVEDIAKSFPGVEAAYAFQAGRDVRVIVKPDEVDDDKLTVLAYDIARKLEKEAEYAGQIKVTVIREVRATETTVAK
- a CDS encoding DNA-binding protein HBsu, producing the protein MTRKQLVDLVARKAHLTKKAAEEAVDVFLSEIGRILSKGEKVVLSGFGTFRVSSRKGKTVKIPKTDKLVHIKPHRSPKFTPGKRLKEQVSR